A region of the Gopherus flavomarginatus isolate rGopFla2 chromosome 3, rGopFla2.mat.asm, whole genome shotgun sequence genome:
cgcaagcactaaatactaaaagaatccaaaggcgaccttgtagtgaagtgacatgtgctacgtacggtgaatagtgtagttcactgtgaaagagtataaccattgttctgtgaaatgtatctcttatgatccttctatcactcttttcccccacacatgcagctgcacatttttcaagcctccctactccagtccgaaggataggtcagataaggaggctgaggaagaagaggacacaggaggagatgttcacagaaataatggcaataacccgcagtgaaagagctcatctgggggagtggaaagatgtggtcgcaaagtacaggaaagctgccagtgaacgtgaggacaggagggacgctcgagatgagatgtggcggcaggaagatcagaggtgtaggcaggaagatcagcggtggcgggctgCAACGCTGAAGCTGCTGCgcgatcagactgacatcctccgaagtctgctggaagagctgcggggtcacagagtgccattccagcccatgtttaacctccctcagtactcaccatgtcccatatcttccacacccagacgtgtaagaatgcgtgggggaaggctttctgcacctgcccactccacccctgtggacagtccaaccaaaaggctgtcattacattgaaatgcccttaatggcatttttcttccctcctatactcctcccaaaccactcccggggtaccttttcatttcttttactcttcttataaggacatgctattcaaaggcagtgggagggtgggttggttacagatagtaactttatttccataagcaagctgttatggaagggtggagagaagcttgcttgcagcagcaggagtcaatacatggggtaggggaggttcatgaaggggaaagaaacacagcagtcacaccgtaccctggcccatgatgaaactcgttttcaaggcttctctgatgcgcactgcttcctggtgtgatcttctaattgccctggtgtctggctgcgcgtaatcagtggccaggtgatttgcctcagccacccaccccgccataaaggtctcccccttactctcacagagattgtggagcacacagcaagcagcaataacaaaggggacactggtttggctgaggtctgagcgagtaagtaagcTTCTCCAGCGCACCTTaagatggccaaatgcacattctaccaccattctgcatttgctcagcctgtagttaaacaactcctgaccactgtccaggctgcctgtgtatggcttcatgagccatggcatcaaggggtaggctgggtcccccaggataactacaggcatttcaacatctccaactgtaattttctggtctgggaagtaagtcccttgctgcagccgtttaaacagaatagtgcttctgaagacacaagcgtcatgaacccttcctggccatcccacgtggatgttggtgaaacgtcccttgtgatccaccagtgcttgcagcaccattgaaaagtaccccttgcggtttatgtactgggtgccctggtgctccggtgccaagatagggatatgggttccatctatggcccccccacagttagggaatcccattgcagcaaagccatccactatgacctgcacgtttcccagaatcacaacctttcgtagcagcagcttaatgattgctttggctacttccagcacagcagcccccacagtagatttgtccactccaaattgattcccgactgaccggtagctgtctggcgttgcaagcttccagagggctattgccagtcgcttctccactgtgagggctgctctcatcctggtattatggcgtttcaggacaggggaaagcaagtcacaaagttcaaagaaagtgcccttacgcatgcgaaagttccgcagccactgcgaatcgtcccacacctgcaaaactatgcggtcccaccagtctgtgcttgtttcccaggcccaaaattggTGAGGAATggttagaacctcccccattaccatcaggagctccaaagcgcgggggcccgcggtttcgGAGAACTCAGTCTCCAAGTCCTCATCagtctcgtcaccgcgctgccgttgctgcagcatcctctcctgcatttcctgctcatggttcagcatagacagcacgagaatgcgtgaactgtttacaacgtccacgatcaagCTACTGATCAGaccaggatccatgcttgctgtaaaatggcatttgctcacttcacccagtaaaaaacgcgtgaaatggctgtctgctgctttcaggaagggagggggtgagactGTAcgcagaaccacccacaacagtgatttttgccccatcaggcactggggtagaaacccataattccaagggtcagggaacactgcaggaactgtgggataggtacccacagtgcaacgctcctgaaatcgatggacgccagggaccatggacgcacaccaccgacgtaaggtgccctagtgtg
Encoded here:
- the LOC127048476 gene encoding uncharacterized protein LOC127048476 gives rise to the protein MGVVISATADDSADGEDVEEEQEEDEMAETTQHSILPNSQELFLTVTEVPSQHSQATSTDNEAVEATSAAHFSSLPTPVRRIGQIRRLRKKRTQEEMFTEIMAITRSERAHLGEWKDVVAKYRKAASEREDRRDARDEMWRQEDQRCRQEDQRWRAATLKLLRDQTDILRSLLEELRGHRVPFQPMFNLPQYSPCPISSTPRRVRMRGGRLSAPAHSTPVDSPTKRLSLH